The genomic interval CAGTAGGAGCAGTATCATCATTAGCTTCGATAGTTGCAGCAGACACTTTTACTTTAACAATTGCATCGTCACAGTTTGTAGTTAAGTTTATATTTTCACATATTTTGTAAACCAACTCATAGTCACCCGCTGGTGTACCAGGCGCAACTTTTACGTCAGTTCCAACAAGTGTGATTCCGGCATTAGTTGCAGAAACAAAAGAAGTAGTCACTTTAGTTGGATCAACAAGAACTCCGTTTAATTTATCATTCACCAATACATTAGTGAAAGCTGTACCACCTGCTAAACCGTTTACGGCAGTAGGAGCAGTATCATCATTAGCTTCGATAGTTGCAGCAGACACTTTCACTTTAACAATTGCATCGTCACAGTTCGTAGTTAAGTTTATGTTTTCACATATTTTGTAAACCAACTCATAGTCACCCGCTGGCGTACCAGGCGCAACTTTTACGTCAGTCCCAACAAGTGTGATTCCGGCATTAGTTGCAGAAACAAAAGAAGTAGTCACTTTAGCAGGATCTACAATAACATTGTTTAATTTATCATTCACCAATACATTAGTAAAAGCTGTTCCGCCCACAAAACCATTAACGGCAGTTAGAGCAACGTCGTCAATTGCATCGATAACAGGCTTGGCTACTGTTAGTGTAACTTTTGCCTCATCACAATTAAGAGGATTTATGTTTTCACATATTTTGTAAACCAATTCATAGTTTCCAGCAGGAGTTCCTGCGACAACATTTACATCAGTTCCCACAAGAGTGATTCCGGCATTAGTTGCAGAAACAAAAGAAGTAGTCACTTTAGTTGGATCAACAAGAACTCCGTTTAATTTATCATTCACCAATACATTAGTGAAAGCTATTCCGCCCACAAAACCATTCACAGGAGTTGTAGCAACATCATCAATTGCATCGATAATAGCAGAAAACACTTTAACTGATACAGTTGCTGTTGAACAAGCGCAATTAGCAGAAACACTACATATTTTGTATGTTAAACTATAATTACCTGATGGTGTCCCAGGTGCTACTAATACATTTGTTCCAGAAAGAGTAATTCCAGAATTTGTTGAAGAAACAAATGAAGTTGTAACTTGTGAATTAAGTACTGGTTGATTGTCAAAGGTATCATTGCCTAAGACGTTAGTAAATGAAGTACCACCTGTAAATCCATTAACTGAATTTCCAATGTCATTTTTAGCTAAAATTTTGGCTTCATTGATGTTAATTGTTTGCGTTGCTGTAGATATATTTAAACATAAGTCTTTAGCTGTCCAAGTTCTAGTTATAGAATAAGATCCATTACAGTTTGGAGTACTAGCAACGTCTTTATATGTTAAAGTAACATTACTACAATTATCTGTTGCTACTGCTTGTTGGAAAGAAGGAGTAGCAGTGTATGAAATTGATGTTTCAGCAGGTAGAGTTTCGAATATTGGCGCTGTAGTATCTTCAATAGTAATTACTTGCGTAAAAGTAGTGCTTGTGTTTAAACAAACATCTTTAGCAATCCAAGTGTTGGTGTATGTCCCGCTATTAGCACAAGACCCCGCTACAAAAGCACCAGAAGTTTTAGTATATGTTACCGTTCCACCACAATTGTCAGTAGCAACAGGAGCTAAAGCTTGTGCAGTAGTCAAACCGCTAGCATCACTACATTGAATAGTTTTGTTTAAAGAACTTGCTGCTGAAGTCCAAGTAGGAGCAGTGTTGTCAATAATAGTTATTACTTGTGTAAAAGTAGTACTTGTGTTTAAACAAACATCTTTAGCAACCCAAGTGTTGGTGTATGTCCCGCTATTGGCACAAGACCCTACTACGAAAGCACCAGAAGTTTTAGTATATGTTACCGTTCCACCACAATTGTCAGTAGCAACAGGAGCTAAAGCTTGTGCAGCAGTTAATCCACTAGCGTCACTACATTGAATAGTTTTGTTTAAAGAACTTGCTGCTGAAGTCCAAGTTGGAGCAGTATTGTCAATAATAGTTATTACTTGCGTAAAAGTAGTACTAGTGTTTAAACAAACATCTTTAGCAATCCAAGTGTTGGTGTATGTCCCGCTATTGGCACAAGACCCTACTACGAAAGCACCAGAAGTTTTAGTATATGTTACCGTTCCACCACAATTGTCAGTAGCAACAGGAGCTAAAGCTTGTGCAGTAGTCAAACCGCTAGCATCACTACATTGAATAGTTTTGTTTAAAGAACTTGCTGCTGAAGTCCAAGTTGGAGCAGTGTTGTCAATAATAGTTATTACTTGCGTAAAAGTAGTGCTTGTATTTAAGCAAACATCTTTAGCGATCCAAGTGTTGGTGTATGTCCCGCTATTTGCACAAGACCCTGCTACGAAAGCACCAGAAGTTTTAGTATATGTTACCGTTCCACCGCAGTTATCAGTAGCTACAGTAGTTAAAGCTTGTGCTGCAGTTAATCCGCTAGCGTCACTACATTGAATAGTTCTGTTTAGGTTTTCTGCAACAGTAGTCCAAGTTGGAGCAGTGTTATCAATAATAGTAATTACTTGCGTAAAAGTAGTGCTTGTATTTAGACAAACATCTTTAGCGATCCAAGTGTTGGTGTATGTACCGCTATTAGCACAAGACCCCGCTACAAAAGCACCAGAAGTTTTAGTATATGTTACCGTTCCACCACAGTTGTCAGTAGCTACAGGAGCTAAAGCTTGTGCAGCAGTTAATCCGCTAGCGTCACTACATTGAATAGTTTTGTTTAAAGAACTTGCTGCTGAAGTCCAAGTAGGAGCAGTGTTATCAATAATAGTAATTACTTGCGTAAAAGTAGTGCTTGTGTTTAAACAAACATCTTTAGCAATCCAAGTGTTGGTGTATGTTCCGCTATTGGCACAAGACCCCGCTACAAAAGTACCAGATGTTTTAGTATACGTTACTGTTCCACCACAATTGTCAGTAGCAACAGGAGCTAAAGCTTGTGCAGTAGTCAAACCGCTAGCATCACTACATTGAATAGTTTTGTTTAAAGAACTTGCTGCTGAAGTCCAAGTTGGAGCTTTAGTATCTTTTACGTTTATTTTTAAAATTCTTTTAACTGATTTTCCACATTCGTCAGTAGCGGTCCAAGTTCTAGTTAAGACGTAATTGTTTGCGCAATTACCATTTGTTTTTACTTCATTAAAGGTAACTACAGCATTTCCACAATTATCAGTAGCAGTTAGTGTTTCTGCAGCGGGAACACTGTCACATTCTACTGTTATCTCATCAGTGATTGTTGATGGTGTTGTGTAGTTTGTAGAACAACCAAATTCAACATTATGTTGTCTTCCATTACCTGATTGACTTCCATTTCTAGATATAACACCTACTCTAAATATTAAACCCGTAACACCTTGGTATCGTGCAGAAATGTTAACTTGTGGGTTCGAATTTGAAACTCCATTATATTCTGTGGTTCCTGCAGTTGCAACAATCCATTGTGAACTATTACTGATCGTTAATTCTGTTGGACTATCAACAGTATAATCTGCAGTTAATTCAGTCCAGTTCTGTTCAGCAAAATTATTATTTCCATCTATATCACTAAAATTAGCATAAAATGAAGGCATATTTACCAGCGCATTTGTAGTAGCATCATAAAAATCGATTTTATATTCGATCCATGCTTGTTGTCCCGTTCCATTTACTGAGAAATTTGTTTGAGGTGTAAAACCATCTGTAGAAGTACTGTTAGAATTATCATCTAAAAGTTTAACGGTTGCATTTTGTAATCCATTTATTTTTACTAATGCATAGATATTTGGTGCAACGTTTGGAAATTTAAAGACTTCATTTAATAAAAAAGTATTTATATTTCCGTCCCCTGAAACTTCAGTGTAACTAGTGAATTTTAAAGCTGGCATGTTTTCACATAATGGTTGGTTGTTAGTGTTTCCATTAGGAAAACTGGTGAAAGTTGGATAAATATCGTCACTGATTGTAAAAGTAGCTGTTGTCGTTGCTGTATTTCCACAATTATCTTTAGCTGTAAAAGTTACAGTCGCTGACCCTGTAGCACCACATAAATTTGATAGAGCAGTGTAATCGTGAGTCCAAGTTATTGATGTATTAGAACAAGTTGTTGTTGCGCTAGCGCCACCATGAGTACTTAGCCAATTATTTAATTCGGTAGTATTGCCAGAACCATTACATTGTGCCTTGAAGTTTGCTGCAATTGTGGTAATTGTAACCGTTGATTGTTTAGGTGTTGGTTTGGATTTTGAAATATTGTTAGTTAAATCAGTATCATATTCATTTCCAGAAACGGAAGCAATATTTTCATAAGCCCCTGTTGCTTTTACTTTTGCAGTAATAGTTAGCGTAGCGGTTCCTGAATTTTCAATTGAACCTATTGTCCATTTTCCTGTTGAAGAATTATAGTTGCTAGAACCATTGTCACTTACATAAGTGTAGCCTGAAGGCAATAGGTCGCCTACGATTACTCCAGTTGCATTATTTGGACCATTATTGGTGACTTTTAAAGTAAAAATCACATTTTCACTAAAATTTGGAGAACTATTATTGACTATTTTAAGGATTAATAGATCAGCTTTGACATAAGTGATTGTAATGCTGGCTTGGTTTGAAACAAGTCCAGTTGTATCTTTAATAGTGTATTTGATAGGAGTAGGGTCAGCTTTAAATGTTGCTAATGGGGTAAAAGTAACCATCCCATCAGAATCAACGGACCAAGTTCCTTCACCTGAGACAATTAATGAGTTTTGAACTCCAGATAATGTTTGATTTAAGTCTACCGTACCTTTATCTAAATTATTGTTTGCATCAGAGTCATTTAATGTTACATTAAGACTTACGTTTCCAGTAGGTTGATCAGTTTTGGAATCCTTTACTGCAACTGGTGCTGTTGGTACGTCAAATGAAACTTCTCCGAAGCTTAATGAGTATTGTCTAACATTAGAGTTGCCAATTGATCTACCATATCTAAATTTTACAGTGTTGGTATTTGGATAATTTACTACTGCAATGTAGGGGGTGTCAGTTATCTTAATCGGGTCTACTGAGCTAGTTTCCCCTTGAAACCTTGTGAAAGGTGGGGTCTTTGTAGTAGATACAGTTAAAGTTGTAGGGGTATTTAAGGTGTAATAGGCAGTACTAGGAATAATTGCTTCAAAATATTCGTTACCATCAATGTCTAGGGCCTCTAACTTAAATGAATTAAGTTCAACAAGAAGTTTTGAAGAGGTGAAATAAGTTCCAGATTTATAAAATTCAAATATAAACTCGACATAACCTCCATCTTTTGTTGTTTTTATCGTGGGCTGAAATCTATTTAGAAGAAGGCCGGATCCATTATTTGCATTATCTACATCTACGAGTACAGCATCTTTTATACCGTTAATAGTAACAACGGCATCCACTTTAACACCGTCAACTGTGACAACATTGTAATAAATGTATTTAGCACCTGCAGTTTTATCAGTACCACTTCCATCTATGTAGGTTGGATTTTCGAAAATAGGCACTTGAGCTGATATTATTGAAGAAACAAATAATGTTACTAATAAAAAGGTAATAAAAATTGCTTTTTTACTAAAAAAGTTCAAACCGTAATTGTTTTCCATATTATAAATTCTTGTGGTATTTTACCTTTTAATTGTAATAAATAGTATCTGAAAAAGATTACACTATTTAGTTTAAAGAGTGCAAATTATAAATATATTGTAGGAAAAAAAAGGTGAATAGCCTTGAGTTAATAAATACTCGATTAAATAAAGAAAAAAACGTTGTATGACAGATTTTGTTAAAACTAATGTAAGAAAATATATGTTTTTGTCTGTTTAAGCCGCATTATGATAACAATTAAATTGAGATTTTAATTGTTATCATAAAAATCAATAACACTTTTTTAAAATAGGGATATTTTTTTAACAATTGTTTTTTTAGCTTAATCTCATTTTTAAATTTAAAAGTGTTTAAAGCCCTTTCAATCAGGTTGTAGTTTTTCTTTAATTGAGCATCGGTCATTACATAAGGAGGTGAAATGTAAACGATTTTCCCAACAGGGCTTAGAATCACTCCGTTTTCGAAAAAGAAATTATATAGTTTATTACGGAAAGCACCATAATATGATTCTTGGTTTTCGGTTTTAATTTCCAAAGCAAATTAACGCCCAAAACGCGAGTTGTTTTTACTTTAGGACGCTGTTTTATTTTATTTTCAAAAGCCAAATGACTGCTGTGAACCCGTACAATGTTTGCTTGCTATAAATATATTGTAGGAAAACGAAGGTGGATAGCCTTGAGTTGATAAATACTCGATTAAACAAAGAAAAAAACGTTGTATGACATATTTTGTTAAAACTAATATAAGAAAATATACGTTTTTGTCTGTTTAAGTCGCATTATAACAACAATTAAATTGAGACTTTAATTGTTGTTATAAAAATCAATAATACTTTTTTAACAATTGGTTTTTTAGCTAAATCTCATTTTTAAATTAAAAAGTATTTAAAGCCCTTTCAATCAGGTTATAAGTTTTTGTCAATTGAGTATCGGTCATTACATAAGGAGGTAAAATGTAAACGATATTCCCAACAGGCCTTAGAATCACCCCATTTTCGATAAAGAAATTGTACAATTTATTTCGAAAAGTACCATAATACGATTCTGCATTTTCGGTTTTAATTTCCAAAGCAAAAATAACGCCCAAAACGCGAGTTGTTACCACCTTGGGATGCTGTTTTATTTTGGATTCAAATACCAAATGACTTTTATTTACACGAGCAATGTTAGCCTGCATTTCGTCCGATTGTAACAATTGCAAACTCGCCAAAGCCGCTGCACAACCCGTAGGATTGGCCGTAAATGTATGCCCGTGAAACAATGCTTTGTTGATGTCGTCATCATAAAAACCATCAAAAATTTCTTGAGTAAAACTCGTAATCGCCATAGGGATAGCGCCACCAGTTAAGGCTTTCGAAATACACATCATATCGGGCATTTCGGTCAAGTAATCGCAGGCAAAATTCTTTCCTGTTTTTCCAAAACCCGTCATCACTTCATCAGCAATTGTAAAAACCTGATTTTCTTTGCAAATTGCAATTAATTTATCCAAAACTTCGGCTTCATACATCACCATTCCAGCCGCACCTTGTACCAAAGGCTCAAATATAAAAGCAGCAAATTCATTGGTAACCGCCAAATCCTTCAAAGTTTTCAGTGACAGTTCTTCATTTCCAGCGGTAGGAACAGGAATTCGTACCACTTCAATCAAAGAATCTTTAAAAGCTTCCATGAAAAACGAAATACCACTTGCCGCCATCGCTCCAAAAGTATCGCCATGAAAAGCGTCTTCAAAAGCGATAATTTTCGTTTTCTTCACCCCTTTATTAAAAAAGTACTGCATCGAAACCTTAATCGCAATCTCCACAGATGTCGAACCGTTATCCGAATAGAATAGTTTATTTTGATTCGCAGGCAAAACCGCTATCAGCTTTTCCGAAAGTTCCACCGCAGGCTCATGCGTAAATCCGCCAAAAAGCACGTGTTCCAAAGTCGTCAACTGCTTATAAATCGCATCGGCAATCACAGGATTCGAGTGACCATAAGGGTTCACCCACCAGGACGCAATCGCATCAATATACTCCTTGCCGTCCTCGTCCCACAACAAGGCGCCTTCGCCTTTGACAATCGCAATAGGTCTTTGTGCTGTTTTATGTTGTGTATAAGGATGCCAATTGTGCTTTTGATTTCTTTCTGCTAATGTCATGGGTGTAGTTTGTGGCAAAGATACACAGTCATTCTAGAACACCCTTGTTTGGTAGGTTGTTTTTTTCTAACCCTCGAAGGGTTTCAGATCCTTCAAGTGCTGATGACGTAAAATATAATGAATAATTTGGGCGTGCCACCATCTAGAAATAGGGGCAACAATCTTTGCGGTTATAAGCCCCTATTCCTAGCAGCTGTCAGGCTTTCGGTGCTACTTCGGTAGCTCACCTCAATCCTTCACGCGAGCGCTATAATCGATTATGATTGTCAATATTCATTGACGTTTTTGAAATAGACGGGTTGAAACCCGTCCCTGTAACGTGTGTCGAGCCTACGGCTCTTTACGCTCAATGTGTTGAATCTGTATGATGACAAAATCAATCTCGAAGTGTTGGGACTTTAATTGTTATTCTTCTTCGATTCAATGTGATAAAAACCCTTTGTGAACCCTGTGCTTTCTCTGTGTCTTAGTGGTTAAGTCAAAAATCAACAATCGTTAATTAAAAAAAAATCTTTGTGCCTTCTCCGTGTCTTTGTGGTTAAAATCACAAATTCAGCAGCTTTTCTCGAAACAAATCCGCATATTCTTTAACTACATTTTGGTCAAAATAAGGCTCTTGTTCAATTCGGCCCAAAAATTTCACTCCTGTTTTCTTCAAAATAATCGATTCTGTTGCTTGATTTTCATCACCACTAAAGATGATTCCAGCAACCTGTAGATTCCTATTTTTCAAAGCTTCAATAGTCAACAAAGTGTGATTGATACTTCCTAAATAATGTCTCGAAATCACAATTATTTTATAATCGGGTTTGATGAGATCAATAATGGTATCGTTATCATTTAGCGGAACAAATATTCCACCAGCAGCTTCAATAACCAAATGGTTTGCGGTTTCTGGTTCTGTGATTTGGTTGATGTCAATCGTAATTCCGTCCAATGCCGCCGCATGATGCGGACTTGCAGGAGTCAGCAACGCATAGCTATTGTTGTGAAATTTCGATTTGGCATTCGACACATACGATTTTACCTTTATAGTGTCCGAATTTTCTAAATCTCCCGCTTGTATGGGTTTCCAGTAATCAGCTTCTAATGATTGGGTGATAATAGCCGAGGCAACGGTCTTGCCAACATCGGTAGATATTCCTGTGATAAATAATTTCATGTGTTAGTATTTCGCAAAGATTCACAAAGATAGAAAAGAAGATTCACAAAGTTTTTATAAAACACTGTTTCGAAAAGCAACATTTTCTTAATGGTCTAATGTAAAACGTGTACAGCTTCAAGATGTAGAATTTGCTATAAAGTTGTATGGAGTTAATAAAACGCTTAATTTTCTTAATGGTTTAAAAAGATAGTTGTTAACTTAAATGCTAGTATAATTGTTTTAAAACACAAAAGAACTCAGTAAAGATAGTAGTTCTGTTATTTCCTCTTTTGTGTTATAGCTATGCAAACAAAAACGCAAACGTTCTTGGCCTTCGGGAACAGTAGGCGATAAGATGGCTTTGACTTCAAAACCTTTCTCTTGCAACTGCCTTGCAATAGTTTTTACTTTTTCGTTCCCTGGAATAATCGCGCATTGTATTGCCGACTTGGAACGAACAAATAAAGGTTGCAATCCTGCCATTTTTTTCTCTTGGTTGAACCACAATATGTTCTCTCGTAAGCGAGATATATTTTCAGATTGAGCTTCTAAATTTCGATAAGCAATTCCAATCGTCGCTACAGCATGCGGATTCAGTCCAGTGGTATATATAAAACTTCGAGCAAAATTGACTAAATAGGATTGTAAATCTTTCGATCCTAAAACGGCTGCCCCATGACAACCCAATCCTTTGCCAAAAGTCATAATTCGGGCAAAAACTTGGTTTTCGATTCCTAAATATTGTACCAGTCCTTGTCCGTTTTCGCCATAAACACCAAGGGCATGAGCTTCGTCAATGACCAAATAGCAATTGTATTTTGTAGACAGAATGGCTAATTGTCCTAAATTGGGACTGTCGCCGTCCATAGAAAAGACACTTTCTGTAGCAATGTAAATGGGAGTATTGGAGGTGTTGAATTTTAGAATCAAGCGTTCTAAATCTTCAAAATCGTTATGGTCGTATTTGTATGCTTTTGCGTGTGACAACTGAATTCCGTCACGAATCGAAGCGTGACACAATTCGTCATACAAAATGAAATCGCCTTTTTGTGGAACTGAACTAAAAAAACCCACGTTAGCATCATAACCAGAATTAAATATCAAAGCTGATTCCGATTGGTGGAAGTTGGCAATTTCTTTTTCTATTGTAGAATATACTTCATGGTTTCCAGAAATGAGTCTAGAACCAGTAGCGCCGTTTTGAGTGTAATTAGTATCAAGTAAATATTGATGCGTTTGCTCAAAAATAACTTTGGACTGCGAAAATCCGATATAGTCATTAGATGAAAAATCTATTCTGTTGGAAGTGGTTCCCAATTGTCTTAACGCATTGGAATCTGTTCTTTTTTGGAGTTTGGCAAGAAGTGATTGAGGAAGTGTCTTCATGAACCAAAGGTAAAAAAAAAGACTGTCTTTTGGGACAGTCTTTTTGGTAGAGTATTTGAAAAAATATTATTTTTTCTTTCCTTTTGCAGGAGCTCCTTTTGCTGCTTTCGCTGCTTCTTGAGCTGCTTTCATAGCTGCACGAGAAATTCTTACTTGACAAACAACTGTGTTGTCTGGGTGCATGATTGCGTACTCAGGTGCACCAACTTGTGTAACGTACAATTTGTTACCCATTTCAAGTGGAGTAATGTCAGCTTCAACAAAATCAGGAAGATTTTTTGGTAAAGCTTTAACTTTTAATTTACGATTGTTCAAACGTAAAACACCACCTGCAAGAACACCTTTAGATACACCTGTAACTTTTACAGGAACTTCAATAGTAACTTCTTTATCTTCAAAAGTTTGAAAGAAATCTAAGTGTAAAATTTTGTCAGACACTGGGTGAACCTGAATGTCTTGTAAAATTGCATTTAATGATTTACCATTTTCCAATTCAATCACAACTGTATGTGCGTTTGGAGTGTAAACCAAAGTTTTAAATGCTTTTTCTTCTGCTGAAAAGTGCACTGGTTGATCTCCTCCGTATAAAACGCAAGGAACCGCTCCAGCATTACGTAAGGCTTTAGTTGCTACTTTGCCCACGCTTTCTCTTTCTGATCCTTTAATTGTAATCGACTTCATTGTAAAATATATAATTGTTAATAATTCATTTTTTTAGTCCTAAGCATTTAGTCCTAAGTCTTTAGTAAATTTTCTGTAGTCTGTAGTTTTTTACTAAGGACTTCTTCTAGTTACATCAAAAACTTCCCGCTGATAGAGTTGTTGTGTTGTACCATGTGCATTACTTCTGCAAATAATGGTGCACAACTTACTACTCTGATTTTTTTAGATTCTTTCTTTAATGGAATAGAATCGGTAACGATTAATTCTAATAACTTAGAGTTTTCTATTTTTTCGTAGGCATCTCCAGATAAAATAGCATGTGTACAAATAGCTCTAACGCTTAATGCTCCTTTTTCAATCATTAAGTCAGCAGCTTTAGCAAGTGTTCCACCAGTATCAATCATGTCGTCTACTAGTATTACGTTTTTGCCTTTTACTTCACCAATTAATTCCATGGTTGCAATAACGTTGGCTTCTTTTCTTTGTTTGTAACAGATAACCACTTCTGAATTTAAAAATTTAGAATAAGCATAGGCTCTTTTAGATCCACCCATGTCAGGTGATGCGATCATAAGGTTGTCTAATTTTAGACTCTCTATATAAGGTAAGAAAATAGTAGAGGCAAAAAGATGATCTACTGGTTTTTCAAAGAATCCTTGAATTTGATCTGCATGCAAATCCATAGTCATGATACGAGTTGCTCCGGCAGTTTCTAATAATTTAGCCACTAATTTAGCTCCAATCGGAACTCTTGGCTTGTCTTTTCTGTCTTGTCTTGCCCAACCGAAGTAAGGAATTACAGCAGTAATGTGTCTTGCTGATGCGCGTTTTGCAGCGTCAATCATCAATAAAAGTTCCATTAAATTATCTGCAGATGGAAAAGTTGAGCATACAATAAATACACGTAATCCTCTGATAGACTCTTCATAAGAAGGTTGGAATTCTCCATCACTATAGGTAGACATTGTCATTTTTCCTAGTGGGATACCATATTTATCAGCAATCTTCTCAGCAAGATAGACACTTTGTGAACAAGCAAATATTTTAGCTTCTGGTTCTGTATGTGACATTTAATTTGTTGTTTTGTAGTTAGTTAGTGTGCCCTGTTTTTACGAACTGCAAATTTAGAAAAAAAATCGAACTCTGAAAGAGAAAATTTTAGTTTTTTTATTAGAATGTTTTGATTTTTTTTATACATTTGCACCGTGTTAAAGAAACAAGATGTTTGACTACCATTAAATATCTCTTTATTGCGTTGAAATGACTGTCGTCATTTCTGTCTGCTAAGCCCGGATGGCGGAATTGGTAGACGCGCTGGTCTCAAACACCTGTGGGAAACCGTGCCGGTTCGACTCCGGCTCCGGGTACTTAAAAGCCTCTTAATCGTATGATTGAGAGGCTTTTTGCTTTTTAGGGGTAAAAGGGTGGCCAACTTTTTTGTATCTACTTTCCACTTTTACTTCTTTTAATAGTTTTTAATCCTAATATTAAATAATTGGATAAAAAAACTCCCATAAAGCTTTTGCAATATGAGAGTGTTTGGTATTAGGAATTTTTCTAATAGTATTCTAAAGTTCGCTTATAATTTGAATGAAATTTTTAGCCGTATAACATCCCTCAACATTTTTGTTTTCAAATACCATAAAGTATTTGTAATTATTACCAGATTTTTCAGCCCATTTCTTTCCTAAGATATTTTTAGC from Flavobacterium ovatum carries:
- the bioA gene encoding adenosylmethionine--8-amino-7-oxononanoate transaminase produces the protein MTLAERNQKHNWHPYTQHKTAQRPIAIVKGEGALLWDEDGKEYIDAIASWWVNPYGHSNPVIADAIYKQLTTLEHVLFGGFTHEPAVELSEKLIAVLPANQNKLFYSDNGSTSVEIAIKVSMQYFFNKGVKKTKIIAFEDAFHGDTFGAMAASGISFFMEAFKDSLIEVVRIPVPTAGNEELSLKTLKDLAVTNEFAAFIFEPLVQGAAGMVMYEAEVLDKLIAICKENQVFTIADEVMTGFGKTGKNFACDYLTEMPDMMCISKALTGGAIPMAITSFTQEIFDGFYDDDINKALFHGHTFTANPTGCAAALASLQLLQSDEMQANIARVNKSHLVFESKIKQHPKVVTTRVLGVIFALEIKTENAESYYGTFRNKLYNFFIENGVILRPVGNIVYILPPYVMTDTQLTKTYNLIERALNTF
- the bioD gene encoding dethiobiotin synthase, with the translated sequence MKLFITGISTDVGKTVASAIITQSLEADYWKPIQAGDLENSDTIKVKSYVSNAKSKFHNNSYALLTPASPHHAAALDGITIDINQITEPETANHLVIEAAGGIFVPLNDNDTIIDLIKPDYKIIVISRHYLGSINHTLLTIEALKNRNLQVAGIIFSGDENQATESIILKKTGVKFLGRIEQEPYFDQNVVKEYADLFREKLLNL
- a CDS encoding pyridoxal phosphate-dependent aminotransferase family protein; the protein is MKTLPQSLLAKLQKRTDSNALRQLGTTSNRIDFSSNDYIGFSQSKVIFEQTHQYLLDTNYTQNGATGSRLISGNHEVYSTIEKEIANFHQSESALIFNSGYDANVGFFSSVPQKGDFILYDELCHASIRDGIQLSHAKAYKYDHNDFEDLERLILKFNTSNTPIYIATESVFSMDGDSPNLGQLAILSTKYNCYLVIDEAHALGVYGENGQGLVQYLGIENQVFARIMTFGKGLGCHGAAVLGSKDLQSYLVNFARSFIYTTGLNPHAVATIGIAYRNLEAQSENISRLRENILWFNQEKKMAGLQPLFVRSKSAIQCAIIPGNEKVKTIARQLQEKGFEVKAILSPTVPEGQERLRFCLHSYNTKEEITELLSLLSSFVF
- a CDS encoding 50S ribosomal protein L25/general stress protein Ctc; this encodes MKSITIKGSERESVGKVATKALRNAGAVPCVLYGGDQPVHFSAEEKAFKTLVYTPNAHTVVIELENGKSLNAILQDIQVHPVSDKILHLDFFQTFEDKEVTIEVPVKVTGVSKGVLAGGVLRLNNRKLKVKALPKNLPDFVEADITPLEMGNKLYVTQVGAPEYAIMHPDNTVVCQVRISRAAMKAAQEAAKAAKGAPAKGKKK
- a CDS encoding ribose-phosphate pyrophosphokinase, coding for MSHTEPEAKIFACSQSVYLAEKIADKYGIPLGKMTMSTYSDGEFQPSYEESIRGLRVFIVCSTFPSADNLMELLLMIDAAKRASARHITAVIPYFGWARQDRKDKPRVPIGAKLVAKLLETAGATRIMTMDLHADQIQGFFEKPVDHLFASTIFLPYIESLKLDNLMIASPDMGGSKRAYAYSKFLNSEVVICYKQRKEANVIATMELIGEVKGKNVILVDDMIDTGGTLAKAADLMIEKGALSVRAICTHAILSGDAYEKIENSKLLELIVTDSIPLKKESKKIRVVSCAPLFAEVMHMVQHNNSISGKFLM